The proteins below come from a single Aegilops tauschii subsp. strangulata cultivar AL8/78 chromosome 6, Aet v6.0, whole genome shotgun sequence genomic window:
- the LOC141026278 gene encoding uncharacterized protein, whose product MQGGCIADIGSCGTGFDSASGSVRTKKFRTKGSELADRKGEKNKAMPRAPSICCSSIDEALSFSSRARCNKRLVLFPSREPRERPAPRRAKLIFKTGSSGALKRAGPLKGRLLCERSSESTRVLRTKGVYNWGAAQLFCWRDRMEFFTKFETKEKIKVSL is encoded by the coding sequence ATGCAAGGAGGATGTATAGCTGATATAGGATCTTGTGGAACTGGATTTGATTCTGCAAGCGGTTCGGTACGAACGAAGAAATTTCGAACAAAAGGATCGGAACTCGCTGATAGGAAAGGAGAGAAAAACAAAGCAATGCCAAGAGCTCCGTCAATCTGCTGTTCATCGATAGACGAAGCTCTCTCTTTTTCATCTCGTGCCAGATGTAACAAAAGATTAGTCCTTTTTCCTTCTCGCGAACCACGGGAGCGCCCAGCGCCCAGAAGAGCAAAGCTCATTTTCAAAACAGGGTCAAGCGGCGCATTAAAAAGGGCTGGCCCGTTAAAAGGACGCTTACTTTGCGAACGAAGTTCAGAATCAACAAGGGTTCTCCGAACGAAGGGAGTGTACAACTGGGGCGCAGCCCAACTTTTTTGTTGGAGAGATAGAATGGAGTTCTTCACGAAGTTCGAGACAAAGGAAAAAATCAAAGTTTCTCTATAG
- the LOC109770322 gene encoding uncharacterized protein isoform X1 — translation MRTSAATSSPRDGGSGALTPAQAGMGSGGARRHFFPLTSLQIGDLQSYLAELTIFLCPDTKKFLIFLDNRPWLLDQNTKPAHLWQLMVTKSRFSPFANTRTRRKRDEGGNKLVFSEFPTSAPRMWNQSSKWYTLIDDTMRKKKLQVNKLKDSRLLNRELHRTLYGFIIFEVDWADVRGINYLNELQTDTSMVIEAKTMKRWEFDSVNQASSLITSWFSGNYSECQLLQDYLNSISPKGDVFYDALDDLTPELWDTESVKSDGDDSGDCVRVPSSSTSSSYTPPPCSGPYKRRRITRSDAGSDMSEEPYSEFVTSPRYSSYSSSSCCSDNDSGTPLVEPSTYKDVLILFRFNDHDLPFRLKEVILSDVRLLTLLEYGLPSWVIFLQSYPVFCKIYRPWMCPLARALYVLMSLITVLIGFYDLYKNVPMLKATASRLFGPLFDWIETWEMISRLKYLGTMLFLNNFQQAFTWSLKIVRATKSVLSVLTKPIMGPLLEVLEFTLPLWNICAETVEYLSSAAMVAMETSFGAVISTVQMIMWPFWFIFSTVFNIANSILYPVIWFVGEILAAPFRLVVALASFVADFFDDIVDVLRQTWSTLSSLYQVGSASRAPALTSETTIWGSLWKDLLYQIFRAVRSILYGFVAFFSTCNRHRLSIYNHIEVLLRRLSRALNGTRHTSACEGAQKYTSQDYPQRKTKTR, via the exons ATGCGGACAAGCGCGGCCACGTCGTCGCCACGGGATGGCGGCTCCGGGGCTCTGACCCCCGCCCAG GCCGGCATGGGGAGCGGCGGCGCCAGGCGGCATTTCTTCCCGCTCACCAGCTTGCAAATCGG GGATTTACAGTCATATCTTGCAGAGCTCACTATATTTTTGTGCCCCGATACCAAGAAGTTCCTTATATTCCTTGACAACCGTCCATGGTTGCTAGATCAGAATACAAAACCTGCTCACCTGTGGCAATTGATGGTTACCAAG TCAAGATTTTCTCCTTTCGCGAACACTAGAACTAGGAGAAAGAGAGATGAAGGTGGAAATAAGCTTGTATTTTCAGAATTCCCAACATCTGCTCCACGTATGTGGAATCAATCATCCAAATGGTATACTCTGATTGATGATACCATGCGGAAAAAGAAGCTTCAAGTAAATAAATTGAAGGATTCTCGCCTGCTGAATAGGGAGCTGCATCGGACATTATATGGTTTTATTATTTTTGAGGTAGACTGGGCTGATGTGCGTGGCATTAATTATTTGAATGAGCTTCAG ACTGATACATCAATGGTGATCGAAGCTAAAACAATGAAGAGATGGGAATTCGATAGTGTCAATCAAGCTTCATCTTTAATCACTTCTTGGTTCTCAGGGAATTACTCAGAGTGTCAGCTCTTACAAGATTATTTAAATAGCATCTCTCCTAAAG GTGATGTTTTTTATGATGCCCTAGATGACTTAACACCTGAATTATGGGACACTGAGAGTGTAAAGAGCGATGGTGATGATTCTGGAGATTGTGTTAGGGTGCCGTCAAGTTCCACAAGCTCATCATACACCCCGCCACCTTGCTCTGGACCTTACAAGAGAAGAAGGATAACAAGATCTGATGCTGGAAGTGATATGTCTGAGGAACCATACTCAGAATTTGTGACCTCACCAAGATATTCATCATATTCATCTTCATCATGTTGCAGTGATAATGACAGTGGCACGCCACTGGTGGAGCCTAGCACATATAAGGATGTGCTGATCTTGTTTCGATTCAATGATCATGATCTGCCGTTCAGACTAAAGGAAGTTATACTGTCTGATGTGAGGCTCTTAACATTACTTGAGTATGGTCTTCCTTCATGGGTCATTTTTCTTCAGTCATATCCAGTGTTCTGCAAGATATATCGCCCATGGATGTGTCCTCTAGCCAGAGCACTATACGTCTTGATGTCATTAATTACTGTTCTTATAGGATTTTATGACCTCTACAAGAATGTACCAATGTTGAAGGCAACTGCCTCTAGATTATTTGGCCCTTTGTTTGATTGGATAGAGACATGGGAAATGATCTCAAGGCTTAAGTATCTTGGAACCATGCTTTTTCTGAACAATTTCCAGCAGGCTTTTACATGGTCTCTTAAGATTGTACGTGCTACTAAGTCTGTTCTTAGTGTATTGACAAAGCCAATTATGGGGCCACTGTTGGAGGTTCTTGAATTTACCCTGCCACTATGGAACATTTGTGCTGAAACGGTTGAATATCTCAGTTCAGCTGCAATGGTAGCGATGGAAACATCATTCGGTGCGGTTATCAGTACAGTTCAGATGATCATGTGGCCATTTTGGTTTATCTTCAGTACGGTGTTTAATATAG CAAATTCGATCTTATACCCTGTAATTTGGTTCGTCGGAGAGATACTAGCCGCACCTTTCCGACTTGTCGTTGCGCTAGCAAGTTTTGTAGCAGACTTCTTTGATGATATTGTTGATGTTTTAAGGCAGACCTGGTCAACGTTAAGTTCGTTGTATCAAGTTGGTTCTGCATCCAGAGCACCTGCGCTTACATCTGAAACTACCATTTGGGGATCACTCTGGAAAGATCTTCTGTACCAG ATTTTCCGTGCAGTCCGGAGCATTTTGTACGGTTTTGTTGCCTTCTTTTCAACGTGCAATAGGCATCGGCTCAG CATATACAATCACATAGAagttcttctccggcgcctgtcCCGCGCCTTAAATGGCACGCGACATACCTCCGCTTGTGAAGGAGCTCAGAAGTATACTAGTCAAGATTATCCT CAAAGGAAAACTAAGACGAGATGA
- the LOC109770323 gene encoding glucan endo-1,3-beta-glucosidase GV encodes MAPPRGRLLAAALCLLFLAAADAGTVGVNWGRVANDLPSPAAVVQLLKQHGIAQVKLYDTEPAVLRALAGSGIKVVVALPNEQLAAAARRPSYALAWVRRNVAAYYPATQIQGIAVGNEVFATAANVTAQLVPAMTNVHAALARLNMDKAVKVSSPVALSALANSYPPSAGVFREELAQSVMKPMLDFLARTGSDLMVNCYPFFAYADNAGVISLDYALFRPNAGELDSGSGLKYYSLLDAQLDAVFAAVGKLGSYNGVHVVVSETGWPSKGDAKEVGAGAANAAAYNGNLVRRVLSRNAGTPRRPDADVDVYLFALFNENQKPGPTSERNYGVFYPNQQKVYDVEFVLGGGSVGGKGNGGLGWQDNGGGSAVPAGGGGVVRAAATPGEAWCVANAMAGEARLHAALDYACGPGGADCKGIQPGAACFEPNTMVAHASYAFNDYYQRKGRSIGTCDFAGAAYVVNQAPKMGKCELPSTV; translated from the exons ATGGCTCCCCCCCGcggccgcctcctcgccgcggcATTGTGCCTGCTCTTCCTCGCCGCCGCAG ACGCGGGCACCGTGGGCGTGAACTGGGGGCgggtggcgaacgacctgcccaGCCCGGCGGCGGTGGTGCAGCTGCTCAAGCAGCACGGCATCGCGCAGGTCAAGCTCTACGACACGGAGCCCGCCGTGCTGCGCGCGCTCGCCGGCAGCGGCATCAAGGTGGTCGTCGCGCTGCCCAACGAGCAGCTCGCGGCCGCCGCCAGGCGCCCCTCGTACGCGCTCGCCTGGGTGCGCCGCAACGTCGCCGCCTACTACCCGGCCACGCAGATCCAGGGCATCGCCGTCGGCAACGAGGTGTTCGCCACGGCCGCCAACGTCACGGCGCAGCTCGTCCCGGCCATGACCAACGTGCACGCCGCGCTGGCCAGGCTCAACATGGACAAGGCCGTCAAGGTGTCGTCCCCCGTCGCGCTCTCGGCGCTCGCCAACTCGTACCCGCCCTCCGCCGGCGTGTTCAGGGAGGAGCTCGCGCAGTCGGTGATGAAGCCCATGCTGGACTTCCTGGCGCGGACCGGCTCCGACCTCATGGTCAACTGCTACCCGTTCTTCGCCTACGCGGACAATGCCGGCGTCATCTCGCTCGACTATGCGCTGTTCCGCCCCAACGCCGGCGAGCTCGACTCAGGGAGCGGCCTCAAGTACTACAGCCTCCTGGACGCGCAGCTGGACGCCGTGTTCGCGGCCGTGGGCAAGCTGGGGAGCTACAACGGCGTGCACGTGGTGGTGTCGGAGACGGGGTGGCCGTCCAAGGGCGACGCCAAGGAGGTGGGCGCCGGCGCGGCCAACGCCGCGGCGTACAACGGCAACCTCGTGCGGCGCGTGCTGTCCAGGAACGCCGGCACCCCGCGGCGCCCCGACGCGGACGTCGACGTGTACCTCTTCGCGCTCTTCAACGAGAACCAGAAGCCCGGGCCGACCTCGGAGCGCAACTACGGCGTGTTCTACCCGAACCAGCAGAAGGTGTACGACGTGGAGTTCGTCCTCGGCGGCGGCTCCGTGGGAGGGAAAGGCAACGGCGGCCTCGGGTGGCAGGACAACGGCGGCGGCAGCGCGGTGCCGGCGGGAGGCGGGGGAGTTGTGAGGGCGGCGGCGACGCCGGGGGAGGCGTGGTGCGTGGCGAACGCGATGGCGGGCGAGGCGCGGCTGCACGCGGCGCTGGACTACGCGTGCGGGCCGGGCGGCGCGGACTGCAAGGGCATCCAGCCCGGCGCGGCGTGCTTCGAGCCCAACACCATGGTCGCCCACGCGTCCTACGCCTTCAACGACTACTACCAGCGCAAGGGCCGCTCCATCGGCACCTGCGACTTCGCCGGCGCCGCCTACGTCGTCAACCAGGCGCCCA AGATGGGCAAGTGCGAGCTCCCCTCCACAGTCTGA
- the LOC109770322 gene encoding uncharacterized protein isoform X2, producing the protein MVTKSRFSPFANTRTRRKRDEGGNKLVFSEFPTSAPRMWNQSSKWYTLIDDTMRKKKLQVNKLKDSRLLNRELHRTLYGFIIFEVDWADVRGINYLNELQTDTSMVIEAKTMKRWEFDSVNQASSLITSWFSGNYSECQLLQDYLNSISPKGDVFYDALDDLTPELWDTESVKSDGDDSGDCVRVPSSSTSSSYTPPPCSGPYKRRRITRSDAGSDMSEEPYSEFVTSPRYSSYSSSSCCSDNDSGTPLVEPSTYKDVLILFRFNDHDLPFRLKEVILSDVRLLTLLEYGLPSWVIFLQSYPVFCKIYRPWMCPLARALYVLMSLITVLIGFYDLYKNVPMLKATASRLFGPLFDWIETWEMISRLKYLGTMLFLNNFQQAFTWSLKIVRATKSVLSVLTKPIMGPLLEVLEFTLPLWNICAETVEYLSSAAMVAMETSFGAVISTVQMIMWPFWFIFSTVFNIANSILYPVIWFVGEILAAPFRLVVALASFVADFFDDIVDVLRQTWSTLSSLYQVGSASRAPALTSETTIWGSLWKDLLYQIFRAVRSILYGFVAFFSTCNRHRLSIYNHIEVLLRRLSRALNGTRHTSACEGAQKYTSQDYPQRKTKTR; encoded by the exons ATGGTTACCAAG TCAAGATTTTCTCCTTTCGCGAACACTAGAACTAGGAGAAAGAGAGATGAAGGTGGAAATAAGCTTGTATTTTCAGAATTCCCAACATCTGCTCCACGTATGTGGAATCAATCATCCAAATGGTATACTCTGATTGATGATACCATGCGGAAAAAGAAGCTTCAAGTAAATAAATTGAAGGATTCTCGCCTGCTGAATAGGGAGCTGCATCGGACATTATATGGTTTTATTATTTTTGAGGTAGACTGGGCTGATGTGCGTGGCATTAATTATTTGAATGAGCTTCAG ACTGATACATCAATGGTGATCGAAGCTAAAACAATGAAGAGATGGGAATTCGATAGTGTCAATCAAGCTTCATCTTTAATCACTTCTTGGTTCTCAGGGAATTACTCAGAGTGTCAGCTCTTACAAGATTATTTAAATAGCATCTCTCCTAAAG GTGATGTTTTTTATGATGCCCTAGATGACTTAACACCTGAATTATGGGACACTGAGAGTGTAAAGAGCGATGGTGATGATTCTGGAGATTGTGTTAGGGTGCCGTCAAGTTCCACAAGCTCATCATACACCCCGCCACCTTGCTCTGGACCTTACAAGAGAAGAAGGATAACAAGATCTGATGCTGGAAGTGATATGTCTGAGGAACCATACTCAGAATTTGTGACCTCACCAAGATATTCATCATATTCATCTTCATCATGTTGCAGTGATAATGACAGTGGCACGCCACTGGTGGAGCCTAGCACATATAAGGATGTGCTGATCTTGTTTCGATTCAATGATCATGATCTGCCGTTCAGACTAAAGGAAGTTATACTGTCTGATGTGAGGCTCTTAACATTACTTGAGTATGGTCTTCCTTCATGGGTCATTTTTCTTCAGTCATATCCAGTGTTCTGCAAGATATATCGCCCATGGATGTGTCCTCTAGCCAGAGCACTATACGTCTTGATGTCATTAATTACTGTTCTTATAGGATTTTATGACCTCTACAAGAATGTACCAATGTTGAAGGCAACTGCCTCTAGATTATTTGGCCCTTTGTTTGATTGGATAGAGACATGGGAAATGATCTCAAGGCTTAAGTATCTTGGAACCATGCTTTTTCTGAACAATTTCCAGCAGGCTTTTACATGGTCTCTTAAGATTGTACGTGCTACTAAGTCTGTTCTTAGTGTATTGACAAAGCCAATTATGGGGCCACTGTTGGAGGTTCTTGAATTTACCCTGCCACTATGGAACATTTGTGCTGAAACGGTTGAATATCTCAGTTCAGCTGCAATGGTAGCGATGGAAACATCATTCGGTGCGGTTATCAGTACAGTTCAGATGATCATGTGGCCATTTTGGTTTATCTTCAGTACGGTGTTTAATATAG CAAATTCGATCTTATACCCTGTAATTTGGTTCGTCGGAGAGATACTAGCCGCACCTTTCCGACTTGTCGTTGCGCTAGCAAGTTTTGTAGCAGACTTCTTTGATGATATTGTTGATGTTTTAAGGCAGACCTGGTCAACGTTAAGTTCGTTGTATCAAGTTGGTTCTGCATCCAGAGCACCTGCGCTTACATCTGAAACTACCATTTGGGGATCACTCTGGAAAGATCTTCTGTACCAG ATTTTCCGTGCAGTCCGGAGCATTTTGTACGGTTTTGTTGCCTTCTTTTCAACGTGCAATAGGCATCGGCTCAG CATATACAATCACATAGAagttcttctccggcgcctgtcCCGCGCCTTAAATGGCACGCGACATACCTCCGCTTGTGAAGGAGCTCAGAAGTATACTAGTCAAGATTATCCT CAAAGGAAAACTAAGACGAGATGA